The proteins below come from a single Chryseobacterium bernardetii genomic window:
- a CDS encoding FtsK/SpoIIIE family DNA translocase: protein MDKKTQKKPTESPEKGRILSKPRIFFGLTFILFSAVLALSFISYLMNWKADQSQAGTMLDKSIKSSNIFGKAGDWLGNIFIFESIGIASFIIAFLFLVVGTLILKKKIFKPWKTIGHSLFFICWLPIFMGALTKGQGVLGGVYGYQIMDYLNAIIGSVGLWTVLAASILLYFILEFNLRPSSIKAKLNKINENTIGKVKSMMPDSNEDFEADEELKEEIDETAIEGKNSPNVTVSDVTNSSSNGSSNKFKEPETVNIPKGFAEVPATSNIETITTPNHTSFDNETKEPAQPVSLNLSTKPTVPVSSPEEAFDMSPSISIPVSTPAPVIPATSSPAQENIKFNVEVAPVIDVLDDSEKKSQELVEKHGLYDHKLDLANFQMPPVELLKDYGSEEISINKEELEENKNKIVGLLKNFNVGIAEIKATIGPTVTLYEIVPEAGIRVAAIKKLQDDIALNLSALGIRIIAPMPGKGTIGIEVPRKNPTMVSMRSVIASQKFQNTDMDLPVVFGKTISNEIFMADLSKMPHLLMAGATGQGKSVGINAILTSLLYKKHPSELKFVMVDPKKVELSLYSKIERHYLAKLPDAEEAIITDTNKVINTLNSLCIEMDTRYDLLKNAFCKNLKEYNKKFAERKLNPENGHRFLPYIVLVVDEFADLIMTAGKEVELPIARLAQLARAVGIHLIVATQRPSVNVITGMIKANFPARAAFRVISSVDSRTILDSPGADQLIGKGDMLYFNGNEILRLQCAFVDTPEVERLAEFIGEQKGYSSAFILPEYVSEDANSSAVGAFDPNEKDALFEEAARIIVSTQQGSTSMLQRQLKLGYNRAGRIMDQLEASGIVGGFNGAKAREVLISDLHSLEQFLEDLRN from the coding sequence ATGGATAAAAAGACACAAAAAAAACCGACTGAATCGCCTGAAAAAGGCCGAATTTTATCTAAGCCCCGTATATTTTTCGGGCTTACCTTTATACTGTTCTCCGCTGTTCTCGCTCTATCGTTCATTTCTTATTTAATGAACTGGAAAGCGGATCAGAGCCAGGCAGGAACTATGCTGGACAAGAGTATAAAGTCTTCAAACATTTTCGGAAAGGCCGGAGACTGGTTGGGAAACATCTTCATATTTGAAAGCATCGGTATAGCCTCATTTATTATAGCATTTTTATTTTTGGTGGTTGGAACCCTGATCCTAAAAAAGAAAATTTTCAAACCATGGAAAACAATTGGCCATTCTTTGTTTTTCATCTGCTGGCTTCCTATTTTTATGGGAGCACTTACCAAAGGGCAAGGTGTTCTTGGAGGTGTTTACGGATATCAGATTATGGATTACTTAAATGCCATTATCGGATCAGTAGGATTATGGACTGTATTGGCAGCAAGTATTCTTTTATATTTTATTCTTGAATTCAACCTTCGCCCAAGTTCTATCAAGGCAAAATTAAACAAGATCAACGAAAACACTATTGGAAAAGTAAAATCAATGATGCCTGATTCTAATGAAGATTTTGAAGCTGATGAAGAATTAAAGGAAGAAATTGACGAAACAGCAATTGAAGGAAAAAATTCACCTAATGTTACCGTAAGTGACGTTACCAACTCTTCTTCCAATGGCTCATCCAATAAGTTTAAAGAACCTGAAACGGTAAATATTCCAAAAGGGTTTGCTGAAGTTCCGGCAACAAGTAATATTGAAACCATTACAACTCCTAATCACACCTCATTTGACAATGAAACAAAGGAGCCTGCTCAGCCTGTAAGCCTGAACCTTTCTACAAAACCAACGGTTCCGGTTTCAAGCCCGGAAGAAGCTTTTGATATGAGTCCTTCCATTTCTATTCCTGTTTCTACTCCGGCACCTGTAATTCCTGCAACATCTTCACCTGCACAGGAAAACATTAAGTTTAATGTGGAAGTAGCACCGGTAATTGATGTTTTGGATGATTCTGAAAAAAAATCTCAGGAACTTGTAGAAAAGCATGGTTTGTATGATCATAAATTAGACCTGGCTAATTTCCAGATGCCACCTGTTGAGTTATTAAAAGATTATGGCAGTGAAGAGATTTCTATTAATAAAGAAGAACTGGAAGAAAATAAAAATAAAATTGTTGGTCTTCTTAAAAACTTCAACGTAGGAATTGCAGAAATTAAAGCAACCATCGGCCCAACGGTTACCCTGTACGAAATTGTACCGGAAGCGGGAATCCGTGTTGCAGCGATTAAAAAATTACAGGATGATATTGCACTGAACCTTTCTGCACTGGGAATCAGAATTATTGCTCCGATGCCTGGAAAAGGAACCATTGGTATTGAAGTACCTAGAAAAAATCCTACCATGGTTTCTATGCGTTCCGTGATTGCATCACAGAAATTCCAGAATACGGATATGGATCTTCCGGTGGTTTTCGGAAAAACGATTTCCAACGAAATCTTCATGGCAGACCTTTCAAAAATGCCGCACTTATTGATGGCTGGAGCAACCGGACAAGGTAAATCTGTAGGGATTAATGCGATCCTTACTTCCCTACTCTACAAGAAACACCCAAGCGAACTGAAGTTTGTAATGGTTGACCCTAAGAAAGTAGAGCTTTCTTTATATTCAAAAATTGAAAGACATTATTTGGCTAAATTACCGGATGCAGAAGAAGCGATCATCACAGATACCAACAAAGTAATCAATACCCTGAACTCTTTGTGTATTGAGATGGATACAAGATATGACCTTCTTAAAAATGCATTCTGCAAAAACCTTAAAGAATACAATAAGAAGTTTGCAGAAAGAAAACTGAATCCTGAAAATGGTCACCGTTTCCTTCCTTATATTGTATTGGTAGTAGACGAGTTTGCAGACCTTATCATGACGGCAGGCAAAGAGGTCGAATTGCCGATTGCCAGATTGGCACAGCTTGCAAGAGCCGTTGGAATTCACCTGATTGTTGCTACACAAAGACCTTCCGTAAACGTAATCACAGGTATGATTAAAGCCAATTTCCCGGCAAGGGCTGCCTTCAGAGTAATTTCAAGTGTAGACTCAAGAACAATCCTTGATTCTCCGGGAGCTGATCAGCTGATTGGTAAAGGAGATATGCTTTACTTCAATGGTAATGAGATCTTAAGACTTCAGTGTGCCTTTGTAGATACTCCGGAAGTGGAAAGACTTGCAGAATTCATTGGAGAGCAAAAAGGATATTCATCTGCATTCATTTTGCCGGAATATGTTTCGGAAGACGCAAACAGTTCTGCGGTAGGTGCTTTTGATCCTAATGAAAAGGATGCATTATTTGAAGAAGCAGCAAGAATTATTGTTTCTACCCAGCAGGGATCCACATCAATGCTTCAGAGACAATTGAAACTTGGATACAACAGAGCCGGCAGAATTATGGATCAGCTTGAAGCAAGCGGCATTGTAGGCGGATTTAACGGAGCTAAGGCAAGAGAGGTCCTTATCAGCGACCTTCATTCTTTGGAACAGTTTCTTGAAGACCTAAGAAACTAG
- a CDS encoding T9SS type A sorting domain-containing protein has protein sequence MKKTLITLTVILGQLSSSQCFKEFSPSKTGRYTAGIKTDGTLWTWGEAGYGALGNNLQASSPTQITSYTWKNFSLGRHHTLAVKSDGTLWAWGLNNYKQLGNGTNVNQSVPAQIGTDSDWGSVMTGEYSSFAIKINGELWAWGNNASYGLGLGHKNEVSVPTRVGTDTDWKKLSSGGSHTIALKNNGSIWGWGLNASGQVGAGNTFVKTPIQIGTDTNWKDISVGYKSSFGIKNNNTIWAWGDNYGGQLGNGGLGALSYTPIQVGSDNNWKIIKAGGYQVVALKYDNTLWGWGSNGLSELGGYHGTLNYKTPIRIGLDSDWKNIYPGYAATYAEKNDNTMWVTGDQCCGEFGSNFSSGKHYPLAIISGYCAESVLATSDLPKKNDIMAFYPNPVKNMLNISLDSKIEGVEVYEMSGKKIKDYTNVNNFQLKVSFSELLPAIYIVKIKTKNEVKTVKIVKE, from the coding sequence TTGAAAAAAACACTAATAACCTTAACTGTCATTCTTGGACAGTTATCTTCATCACAATGCTTTAAAGAATTCAGTCCTTCTAAAACCGGAAGGTATACCGCAGGTATAAAGACTGATGGTACACTCTGGACCTGGGGAGAAGCGGGGTATGGGGCACTTGGAAATAATCTACAAGCATCTTCCCCAACACAAATCACTTCATATACCTGGAAGAATTTCTCATTGGGAAGGCATCATACATTAGCTGTTAAATCTGATGGTACTCTTTGGGCTTGGGGGTTAAATAACTATAAACAATTAGGTAATGGAACGAATGTAAACCAATCAGTTCCTGCACAAATTGGGACAGATAGTGATTGGGGTTCTGTAATGACGGGTGAATATTCTTCTTTCGCTATTAAAATAAACGGTGAGCTTTGGGCCTGGGGAAATAATGCTAGTTATGGCTTGGGATTAGGACATAAGAATGAGGTATCTGTGCCTACCAGAGTTGGTACAGATACAGATTGGAAAAAACTTTCAAGTGGAGGTAGCCATACAATTGCACTTAAAAATAATGGAAGTATTTGGGGATGGGGTCTCAATGCATCAGGGCAAGTAGGAGCTGGAAATACGTTTGTGAAAACTCCTATTCAGATTGGTACAGATACAAATTGGAAAGATATATCCGTAGGATATAAAAGTTCTTTTGGAATAAAAAATAATAATACTATTTGGGCCTGGGGAGATAACTATGGCGGCCAATTGGGAAATGGTGGATTGGGCGCTCTGAGTTATACTCCTATTCAAGTAGGCTCTGATAATAATTGGAAAATCATTAAGGCTGGTGGTTATCAGGTTGTTGCTTTAAAATATGATAACACCTTATGGGGATGGGGGTCAAATGGGTTGTCAGAATTAGGAGGATATCATGGAACTCTAAATTATAAAACTCCTATTAGGATTGGTTTGGATTCTGATTGGAAAAACATTTATCCGGGATACGCCGCAACATATGCTGAAAAAAATGATAATACCATGTGGGTAACAGGAGATCAATGTTGTGGGGAATTCGGAAGCAATTTCTCAAGCGGAAAACATTATCCTTTGGCAATTATTTCCGGATACTGTGCAGAATCTGTACTTGCTACATCAGATTTGCCTAAGAAAAATGACATCATGGCTTTTTATCCTAACCCAGTAAAAAATATGCTTAATATCTCTTTAGATTCAAAAATAGAAGGAGTTGAAGTATATGAAATGAGTGGTAAAAAGATTAAAGATTATACTAATGTGAATAACTTTCAGTTAAAAGTGAGCTTTTCTGAACTACTTCCTGCTATATATATTGTTAAAATTAAAACAAAAAATGAAGTAAAGACTGTAAAAATAGTCAAAGAATAA
- a CDS encoding IS3 family transposase, which yields MEGLRRKYNLSLLLDCTGMARSSFYYHQKALNKKDKYGKVKTLIKQIYHRHKGRFGYRRITLMMKQQGIVINHKTVLRLMKALGLKSIIRVKKYRSYRGEQGRIAPNILERNFKADQPNRKWATDVTEFNVSGSKLYLSPIIDLYNGEIISYDLSERPVFAQVMNMLKKGFRKIKNTENLIIHSDQGWQYQMKTYQHMLKEKGIIQSMSRKGNCLDNAVIENFFGTLKSEMFYIKKFKTIDELKKEIKKYINYYNNDRIRLNLKGKSPVQYRTLSYNNIV from the coding sequence ATCGAAGGATTAAGGCGAAAATATAATCTGTCGCTCCTGCTGGATTGTACAGGTATGGCCAGAAGTAGTTTCTATTACCATCAGAAAGCTCTTAATAAAAAGGATAAGTATGGAAAAGTAAAAACTTTGATCAAACAGATTTATCATAGGCATAAAGGTCGATTTGGATACCGTCGTATTACTTTGATGATGAAACAGCAAGGAATTGTAATTAATCATAAAACGGTCTTAAGACTAATGAAGGCACTGGGATTGAAAAGTATCATTAGGGTTAAGAAATACAGATCTTATCGGGGAGAGCAAGGCAGGATAGCACCAAATATTCTGGAGAGGAACTTTAAGGCAGATCAGCCAAACAGAAAATGGGCCACTGATGTGACAGAGTTTAACGTATCAGGCAGTAAATTGTATCTTTCGCCGATAATTGACCTTTACAATGGCGAGATTATCAGTTATGATCTCTCGGAAAGGCCTGTCTTTGCGCAGGTTATGAATATGCTCAAAAAAGGGTTTAGAAAGATTAAGAATACTGAAAACCTCATTATCCACTCTGATCAAGGCTGGCAATATCAAATGAAAACCTATCAGCACATGTTAAAAGAAAAAGGCATTATCCAAAGTATGTCCCGCAAAGGAAACTGCCTTGATAATGCGGTAATAGAAAACTTCTTTGGAACTTTAAAATCTGAAATGTTCTATATTAAGAAATTTAAAACCATTGATGAACTCAAAAAAGAAATAAAGAAGTATATCAATTACTATAATAACGACAGAATAAGACTTAATCTAAAAGGAAAGAGTCCGGTACAGTACCGAACTCTTTCATATAATAATATTGTTTAA
- a CDS encoding helix-turn-helix domain-containing protein — translation MYRKEKFSVAFKLECINLHKNSHRSIGSIATEKGFNESNLRKWMGFYNKYGISGLQPRRNKIYSVNFKVKVLKTIEIEHISQREACIRFDIAAQSTVLNWQRDYEKSGILGLKNKPKGRPCIMSDYKRKKRKSDKPLTREEELLLENERLRAEIDFLKKLDALTLKKNKQRPSKD, via the coding sequence ATGTATAGAAAAGAAAAATTTAGCGTTGCTTTCAAATTAGAATGTATTAACCTCCACAAAAATTCTCATCGTTCAATTGGATCTATAGCAACAGAGAAAGGATTTAACGAAAGTAATCTACGCAAGTGGATGGGCTTTTATAATAAGTACGGAATCTCGGGTTTACAACCAAGAAGAAATAAGATCTATTCTGTGAATTTCAAGGTTAAAGTTTTAAAAACTATCGAAATAGAACATATCTCACAAAGAGAAGCATGTATCCGATTTGATATCGCAGCTCAATCTACCGTGCTGAATTGGCAAAGGGATTACGAAAAAAGTGGTATTTTAGGATTAAAGAATAAACCTAAAGGAAGGCCCTGTATTATGAGTGATTACAAGCGTAAAAAAAGAAAGTCTGATAAGCCATTGACCAGAGAAGAAGAACTTTTATTGGAAAACGAAAGATTGCGAGCTGAAATTGATTTTCTAAAAAAGTTAGACGCCTTAACTCTCAAAAAGAACAAGCAGAGGCCATCGAAGGATTAA
- the ccsA gene encoding cytochrome c biogenesis protein CcsA, with protein sequence MKKLQDIIISTRTMAVLLLVYAFAMAYATFLENDYGTPTAKALIYEAKWFELIMVLLILNFIGNIGRYRLWKKDKWPVLVFHLAFVFIFIGGAITRYISFEGTMHIREGETSNEIVTDKNFLKIQIEEKGDVLNYQDIPYLMSPLHKDLNATYDFHGKEVKVFAKEYIQRKKDSLLAEPNGTEYLHLVSTGKTGRQNIYIKAGETKSINGTLVTFNRPIDGAVEFKNEGGKLFIKTPVDASYMTMATQATGNTVKDEFQPLALRSLYSINELKLVVPEGLKKGRLMAIEGDRKKDANVPDMLQIELQGPKTKQLVDLSVEKGNPNAYKQITMDGLNIMVGFGPKVYNTPFALKLDDFVMETYPGSSSPSAYESHVKIVDEGKETPYKIYMNHVLNYKGYRFFQSSFDPDRMGTVLSVNHDYWGTLISYIGYGLLFLGMFVIFFWKGTHFWKLNKMLKDVNKKKAAIVLLLFLSLGINAQKIETHGTTDGSREHVHVEGDGHTHAAPAPETKTAQDSEIKQNSLASPMGKMRTISADEIIARNKISKEHAEKFGYLLVQNFEGRIIPMNTQALEVLRKLYKHDTFKGTDGKSLDANQWFLSINTDTESWTSVPLIKVDEKGGKALLEKTKANEEGYTSLLNLFPVDKRTGMLTYILEKDYNTAFAKKPADQSEYDKQVIKLNERVQIFNEFFSGQFLRIVPVKNDANHTWHSWLDQKFEPDMESQQVMGPYFSEVIGAQRSGDWSKADSELVKLSDYQKKWGKAVIPDQSKVDLEVFMNNVNINFKLLIFYTIIGGLLLLLGFIELFKPKKVLNKAIKVIIAIGLIGYICHFLGLVARWYISGHAPWSNGYEAIIFISWVGITAGLVLYRNANALIPASGFMVAVIMMGFAHGGSALDPQITPLVPVLKSYWLIVHVAIITSSYGFFALSMIIAVLSLVFYIISNKETYKIHHDTTLKELVIVSEMSLTVGLFALTVGNFLGGIWANESWGRYWSWDPKETWAFISIMVYAFVLHMRLVPGLRSRWAFHVATMFAFCSMVMTYFGVNYYLSGLHSYAAGDPVPVPAWVYIGIATMITLAAVSYFKFKALTKK encoded by the coding sequence ATGAAGAAGCTCCAGGATATTATTATCTCAACCAGGACAATGGCTGTATTGTTACTGGTTTATGCATTCGCAATGGCCTATGCAACGTTCTTAGAAAACGACTACGGAACTCCTACAGCAAAAGCATTAATTTATGAGGCGAAATGGTTTGAACTCATTATGGTGCTGCTTATTCTTAACTTCATAGGAAATATCGGAAGATACAGACTGTGGAAAAAGGATAAATGGCCGGTTTTGGTTTTCCACCTTGCCTTTGTTTTTATTTTCATCGGTGGTGCCATCACAAGATACATCAGTTTTGAAGGAACGATGCACATCAGAGAGGGAGAAACATCCAACGAAATTGTAACGGATAAAAACTTCCTTAAAATCCAGATCGAGGAAAAAGGAGATGTTCTAAACTATCAGGATATTCCTTATCTGATGTCCCCACTTCACAAAGATCTTAATGCCACTTATGACTTCCACGGAAAGGAAGTAAAGGTCTTTGCTAAAGAATATATCCAAAGAAAAAAAGACAGCTTATTAGCTGAACCTAACGGAACTGAATACCTTCACCTGGTTTCAACAGGAAAAACGGGAAGACAGAACATTTACATAAAAGCTGGTGAAACAAAATCCATTAACGGAACCCTGGTAACTTTCAACAGACCCATTGACGGAGCTGTAGAATTTAAAAACGAAGGAGGTAAATTATTCATCAAAACTCCGGTAGATGCCAGTTATATGACCATGGCAACACAGGCTACCGGGAACACTGTAAAAGATGAGTTCCAGCCCTTGGCATTGAGAAGTTTATATAGCATCAATGAGTTAAAGCTTGTAGTACCTGAAGGTCTTAAAAAGGGTAGACTTATGGCTATCGAAGGAGACAGAAAGAAAGATGCCAACGTTCCTGATATGCTTCAGATCGAGTTACAGGGACCCAAAACAAAACAATTGGTTGATCTTTCCGTTGAAAAAGGGAATCCAAATGCATATAAGCAAATCACTATGGACGGATTGAACATTATGGTTGGGTTCGGACCAAAAGTGTATAATACTCCTTTCGCTTTGAAATTAGATGATTTCGTAATGGAAACATATCCGGGAAGCAGCTCTCCAAGTGCTTACGAAAGTCATGTAAAAATTGTTGATGAAGGAAAAGAAACCCCTTATAAGATCTATATGAACCACGTTCTAAACTATAAAGGATACCGTTTCTTCCAGTCAAGCTTTGATCCGGACAGAATGGGAACAGTATTGTCTGTAAACCACGATTATTGGGGAACTTTAATTTCTTATATCGGATATGGTCTTCTGTTCTTAGGGATGTTTGTAATCTTCTTCTGGAAAGGAACACACTTCTGGAAATTAAATAAAATGCTGAAAGACGTTAATAAAAAGAAAGCTGCAATAGTCCTTTTATTGTTTTTAAGCTTAGGGATAAATGCTCAGAAAATTGAGACACATGGTACTACTGACGGAAGCCGAGAACACGTACACGTAGAAGGTGACGGGCATACCCATGCAGCACCGGCTCCTGAAACTAAAACAGCTCAGGACAGTGAGATAAAGCAGAACTCATTAGCCTCTCCAATGGGAAAAATGAGAACCATTTCAGCGGATGAGATTATTGCCAGAAACAAAATCAGTAAGGAACACGCAGAGAAATTCGGTTACCTTTTGGTTCAGAATTTTGAAGGTAGAATTATTCCAATGAACACGCAGGCTTTAGAGGTTTTAAGAAAGCTTTATAAGCATGATACTTTCAAAGGAACAGACGGAAAATCTTTAGATGCTAACCAATGGTTTCTTTCTATCAACACAGATACGGAAAGCTGGACATCAGTTCCTCTAATCAAAGTTGATGAAAAAGGAGGAAAAGCACTTCTTGAAAAAACAAAAGCCAATGAAGAAGGGTATACTTCTTTACTGAACCTTTTCCCGGTAGATAAGAGAACAGGGATGTTAACTTATATTCTGGAGAAAGACTATAACACTGCTTTTGCCAAAAAACCGGCAGACCAGTCCGAATATGATAAACAGGTAATTAAACTGAACGAAAGAGTTCAGATTTTCAATGAATTTTTCAGCGGTCAGTTCTTAAGAATTGTACCTGTAAAAAATGATGCCAACCACACATGGCATTCATGGCTGGATCAGAAATTTGAACCAGATATGGAATCTCAGCAGGTAATGGGACCTTATTTCTCCGAAGTAATCGGAGCGCAGAGATCCGGAGACTGGAGCAAAGCAGATTCTGAATTGGTAAAGCTTTCAGACTATCAGAAAAAATGGGGGAAAGCCGTAATTCCTGATCAATCCAAAGTAGATCTTGAAGTATTCATGAATAATGTGAATATCAACTTCAAATTATTGATTTTCTATACCATTATCGGGGGGCTTCTTTTACTTCTGGGATTCATAGAATTATTCAAACCGAAAAAAGTATTAAATAAGGCTATCAAGGTCATTATTGCAATTGGTTTAATCGGATATATATGCCACTTCTTAGGTCTTGTAGCAAGATGGTACATTTCAGGGCACGCTCCTTGGAGTAACGGTTATGAAGCAATTATCTTTATTTCTTGGGTGGGTATTACAGCAGGGCTGGTTCTTTATAGAAATGCCAATGCATTAATTCCTGCATCAGGATTTATGGTAGCTGTTATCATGATGGGATTTGCACACGGAGGTTCTGCCCTTGATCCGCAGATTACACCGCTTGTCCCGGTACTGAAATCTTATTGGCTGATTGTTCACGTAGCTATTATTACTTCAAGTTACGGTTTCTTTGCCTTGTCTATGATTATTGCTGTATTATCTTTGGTATTCTATATTATTTCAAATAAGGAAACATATAAAATTCACCACGATACAACATTGAAAGAACTGGTAATTGTTTCTGAAATGTCATTAACAGTTGGTCTTTTTGCCTTAACAGTAGGAAACTTCCTTGGTGGGATCTGGGCCAACGAATCATGGGGAAGATACTGGAGCTGGGATCCTAAAGAAACATGGGCTTTCATCTCCATTATGGTGTACGCTTTCGTACTGCACATGAGATTGGTGCCTGGGTTAAGAAGCAGATGGGCATTCCACGTAGCAACCATGTTTGCTTTCTGTTCAATGGTAATGACCTATTTTGGGGTAAACTATTATCTGAGCGGACTTCACTCTTATGCTGCAGGTGATCCGGTACCAGTACCAGCCTGGGTATACATCGGAATTGCTACAATGATTACTTTAGCAGCTGTATCTTATTTCAAGTTTAAAGCTTTAACAAAGAAATAA
- a CDS encoding LolA family protein: MKNIISKVILGSFVVGAVGMANAQKIDAKAKKILDDVTANYNSKKNSYFKFSFGSGLNGQVNKTEPGIYYAAGDKYKLKIMDTEQIFDGNKIYNINADDMEVTIAKPNGSSAMFSPINYLTTYRNEYNVTYNGKKTVNGVNTDFIKLTPIKANGIQFVYLFVDSAKKQMVKLEQHGNNKDVAVIAIKEYKENQNLDPNMFVFDKNKFKNYVITEL; this comes from the coding sequence ATGAAGAATATTATTTCAAAAGTCATATTAGGAAGTTTTGTAGTAGGTGCAGTAGGTATGGCTAATGCTCAGAAAATAGACGCAAAAGCTAAAAAGATATTGGATGACGTTACAGCCAATTACAATTCTAAAAAGAATTCTTACTTCAAATTTTCTTTTGGAAGCGGGCTTAACGGGCAGGTTAATAAAACAGAACCTGGTATCTATTATGCCGCAGGAGATAAATATAAACTGAAGATCATGGATACTGAACAGATCTTTGATGGAAATAAAATATATAACATCAATGCTGATGATATGGAAGTAACCATTGCAAAACCTAACGGAAGCAGTGCTATGTTCTCCCCTATCAATTATCTTACTACCTATAGAAACGAATACAACGTAACCTATAATGGTAAGAAAACAGTAAACGGCGTGAATACAGATTTCATTAAGCTTACTCCGATAAAGGCAAACGGAATTCAATTTGTTTATCTTTTTGTAGATTCTGCGAAAAAACAAATGGTGAAACTGGAACAGCACGGAAACAACAAAGACGTTGCAGTAATTGCGATTAAAGAATACAAAGAGAACCAGAATCTGGATCCAAATATGTTTGTTTTTGACAAAAATAAATTCAAAAACTACGTTATTACAGAACTTTAA
- a CDS encoding SPFH domain-containing protein: MEKTLKPMSGYLTLVICLVLFIAAFYFFISGVDQSITFVVIAMLCFLLACFFLKGLMIIQPNHSRVLNFFGKYVGTVKDNGLFFINPLYSSQKMSLRSENLQGQTLKVNDKMGNPIEIAVVIVWKVGDTYKAAFDVERYSDFVRMQSEAAVRHLAMSFPYDNLEDDHAPITLREGGDKINSILEQELTDRLSKAGIVIQEARISHLAYASEIAGAMLQRQQATAIVAARTKIVEGAVGMVDLALKKLSEENIVELDDERKAAMVSNLMVVLCGEKAATPVLNAGTLYN, encoded by the coding sequence ATGGAAAAAACATTAAAACCCATGTCGGGTTATCTTACATTAGTAATTTGTCTGGTACTCTTTATTGCAGCATTTTACTTTTTTATCTCAGGAGTAGATCAAAGTATCACATTCGTTGTTATTGCAATGCTGTGTTTTCTGCTTGCCTGCTTTTTCTTAAAAGGATTAATGATTATTCAGCCTAACCACTCAAGAGTATTAAACTTTTTCGGAAAGTATGTGGGAACAGTAAAAGATAACGGTTTATTCTTTATCAATCCACTGTACTCGTCCCAGAAAATGTCATTGCGCTCAGAAAACTTACAAGGGCAAACTCTGAAAGTAAATGATAAGATGGGTAACCCTATTGAAATTGCAGTAGTAATTGTTTGGAAAGTAGGAGATACCTATAAAGCTGCTTTTGATGTTGAGCGTTATTCAGACTTTGTAAGAATGCAGAGTGAAGCGGCGGTACGTCATTTGGCCATGAGTTTCCCTTATGATAATCTGGAAGACGATCATGCGCCGATTACATTGAGAGAAGGCGGAGATAAAATCAATTCTATTTTGGAACAGGAACTTACAGACCGTCTTTCAAAAGCAGGGATCGTAATTCAAGAGGCAAGAATTTCACATTTAGCCTATGCTTCCGAAATTGCAGGGGCTATGCTTCAGAGACAGCAGGCAACAGCTATTGTGGCAGCAAGAACTAAAATTGTAGAAGGAGCGGTGGGTATGGTAGACCTTGCCCTGAAAAAACTTTCAGAAGAAAATATCGTTGAGCTTGATGATGAAAGAAAAGCGGCAATGGTAAGCAACTTAATGGTGGTTCTTTGTGGTGAAAAAGCGGCAACACCGGTATTGAATGCAGGAACTCTGTATAACTAA
- a CDS encoding Arc family DNA binding domain-containing protein, whose amino-acid sequence MKSEKAQNASENKGKKSFVLRIDESTYKLLEKWANDEFRSVNGQIEYLLHQSLVNSGRKNKL is encoded by the coding sequence ATGAAATCAGAAAAAGCTCAGAACGCTTCGGAAAACAAAGGCAAAAAATCCTTTGTCCTAAGGATAGATGAGTCTACCTATAAACTCCTGGAAAAATGGGCCAATGATGAATTCAGAAGTGTAAATGGTCAGATTGAATATCTCCTGCATCAAAGCCTTGTTAATTCTGGAAGAAAGAATAAGCTATAA